A window of Megachile rotundata isolate GNS110a chromosome 11, iyMegRotu1, whole genome shotgun sequence genomic DNA:
GAGTGACTAAAGTTGATAACAAGTTTTCTGTTATTTTTGTCATTCGAGGATTAATTAATTCAATGGCAAATGGTCTTCCTCCATGTATATTTCTAACATCAACATCTTCTCTCCCAgatgataaaaatttaatacctacacatgtagaaataatattatacattagacAAAATCGCATGTTGattaattaatactaataatatttaaatattgacttACATTGAGGTTTCACTGCTTCAATCATAGGATTACATATTATATCTTGAACAGATGTTGGCATTTTTTTTTCTCCATTTATAAACCATGGTGTTTGACTAAGTTTTCTtgataatttattgtatttacctaaaattacaatataatgtatgtattaaataaacaatCTTAAACATTTACTGTctagatattaaaaattctaaaacattacctccaataaaaatacttgagtgtgagcataaaatattttctacttCAATACTATCAGTTGTTACAAATGACACAGTTTTGAAATATTCAGCAAAAACTTTATCTGTAATATTGGTCATTAAAGTTTCTATACTTTTCCTACTGAATCTGTTATCATTACAttctcttttccttttatttgtAGTTGGTTTTAATCCTCTGCTCATATTTAATCTATAACAAAGACATTGAAAGCATTATTTAACTAAGATAAAAATTCTTGACATAAACTTCTAGGTAAAGATTTAAAATATAACGTATAAACTTACAAAGAGCCACATTCTGTTTCATTATTCTTATATGCCaggaaaatttcaataaaaaatgcaGATGGTGTTGTTAAATCTGCCCGCTTcttaattgcattttctatttttggaaTCATTACCCATTTCCAAACATCTTTAATATTCTGAAGTTTGACTTTAAGATTCAGTAATGTATCTTCTGAAAGTTTAAGTTCAGTGGCACATTGAATATGTAACAAACGTTCTCTGATACTAATGCATACAGGTATTTTCAATGCACACATAAAAGTTTCACTGTCATAATTTTGTTTCTGTACTTCATCTTGAATctgttcataaaattatttgaaatttatatagaaTATCTATGCTTTGAATCAAATATTTGCACATACTTTTTGAATAACTAATTCTTgtgttttattttgaagaattccCAAGCAAGCCACACATAGTGCATCATCAGTGAAATTATCTTCTATGTCAATATATTTTGACtgtaaaacaaatatttatattttattatatgtaggAAAAACTCATGAATATAACTTACACGTTTTGCAAATTTAACAGGGTCTTGAAAGCAATCTGGCATACGCCACCCAAGAAAACGGAAACAACATCTTAAGCAACAATTTCGTTGCtgtaaaaaactaaaaatttgtctTTCTTCTTCAACGAAAAGATTCATTTCAATAAAAGATCTGTAAATTATTTCAATGTTTAAGTCAcgtgtaattttaaataacaaactaTGAAAACATAACATTCATATAACTTATATATTCTtaccagcaaaaatattaatatttagaagTATGATTCTTAGttatttaaacttccaaattctcaaattttgcaaatattcaaacttccaaaatcttgaatttccaggcttctaaatacccaaacaaATCTAAAGGTTCCATTTCATGTGTTTGTTTTGTGACGACATTTAAGCGCGGGTAATACAAGATACATGTAGTGGAAGATGTGACGGATCATTCAAAACAAAGTGTTCGCTGTACATATACAAAGATATTATATTGTTGAAACAATGGTATatagatataaaataaaagtttcatatATTCTTTTTAATCGCTTTTTAAAAGTTAATATATTGAAAGTCTCGAGTCATGTAAAATCGaatcaaattatatttacaatctcgataatgtttatttataaaatcataatttttataaaacttgcaGGCAGTTAAGCGTAAGTCCGCTTTTAAATCAACGAAAACTTGTATTAATGTTAAAACGACAAATGTTAGTAGCGTTGCAATAAGATTCGTTGACTTCGGATCATCTCTATGGATATATATTCGTTTAAATAAGGGTCAAAGGAGAGGAGCTACGCTTATTTCTCGTAATGCACCTACATCGCGGATGAAAATAGATTTTTCGTTGTGAAGTCACACAGATGCTCTAGATATAATTCGTGGCAATTCCGTGAGTGAATTGGCAGCCATTTTTAAACTGCTCACTTAGGATAATAGAGTAGAGAGGACACGAATAATGAGAAATCGGATTGTGAGATAGTAACGTGTAAACGCGTGATATTAAATGTAGTGTAATCGGGTGCGAAGAATAAAAAGACAATTCTGCGCTCGCGAAGTGTGGGTGTTCGTTTCGAGTAGACGGTACTCGAGCGAATGCACTTCTTCCCCGTGAAATTGACGAAATGGTGAACTGTCAACACCTCTGCAACATGAGAATATGAATATAATTCGAATCACCGCGAAGAGTGAGAATCGGTTTGTTCGAGGATTAATCGCAAAGATCGTGACAGGGACAGATAGTTCGAAGCCGAAAGGCCCCGGCTAACAGCGATGTCGGTTTTAACATGCAAGAGAACAACGAATGCAAAGATCGTGGCTCTCGAATGTTAAGTTCCTATAATAATGGCAGATAATGTACACAGAAAATCGCATAAACTATCGGATGGTAGTAGGAAAACATCTAATCCAGTTCATCGTACGACCACCGAGACGATTCGGTTAGGAGAGCCAGAGAAACTGTACCAGCCGGTTAGTTTGACCACCTCGAGCAACGTGACGGCTAACAATCAGTGTCGGAAAAAGACATCATCCTTTCAAATTACAAGCGTTAGTAGTCGCATGAGCAACGATGCCGGCGAAGATTCGAACGACGATCTGGATGAATCCCACACGGAAGATAATTCAGTCGAGCACTCGCGTATCACCGACATTGATATCGAAACGCCTAGCTACTCTGAAGATACCTTCTCCAAGGAGGATGTATTCTTTAATACCAGTAATGCTGCACTCAGTACTGCTCCGGTGATTCCTACCAGTTCTCAGTATGGCCTGGCAATTGTACCTTCTGAAGGGAATAATGTCAGCAATTCGGTAAATGACAGCAATATTAATACTTTGGACATTACATCTGTTACTGacaacaatattattaatttactatCGAGTAACGCGAAGCAAGATGCAGATCTACGGGAAGTTCATTCGCATGGTAGAAATGAAAGATTTAAAGTGGTTAAAATTGAAAGTACTGAGCCTTTTAAAAGAGGTAGATGGACTTGTATGGATTACTTGGATCATACATCAGTCAATCAACCAACGGCGATTAGTACACCTAAAGTATCAGATCCGAACGAGGTATGCATATCGTATGGAGTAACAGACAGTGGAATTGTTGTACCTGATGCACCTAAACAGTCAGTTGTATCAGAAGATAAAGGTATAAGTATTGATGCTAACGGACAAGTATCCACGCTTCCAGATGTGCATACTTCAATTGGTGTACCAAGTAACCCTGCATCGGTTACTAGTGCTACTTATGCAGTAAGCAACTCACTTCCTCCTAATGCACAGCATAATCCAACACAAGTTCAAACGCAGACTAAAGTTCAGGCACcttcacaaattccccaatatTTTCAATCGTCTGCTCAACAATTGGCAtcgcaacagcagcaacaacaacaaggaGGACAAGGTTCTACGTTACCATCTAATCTGCAACCAACTCATCCGAACAATTTAACTCAGTCTCAGAGTATGCCACAAGGTTCTATTCCTATTATAACACAGACTGGTAATAGCAATGTGACGGCTCCACAAAATATACCTCATTCGAAAGAAGATACATACGTAACAGTGAGCACACAGAATCAGTCATTGCCAGTTCAAAATGTTTGTCAGCCATCCGTTCAACAAGCACCTGTACCAACATCTCAGGCACCTAATATTCTTGTTACACAACAACAGCAGCCACAGcctcaacaacagcagcagcaacctcagcagcaacaacaacaacaacaacagcctCAGCAGCCATTGCAAACCCAGAAACCAATGACTCAGATTTCAGAGCCATTGACTGCCATACAAGGAATGCAGGGCATCCAGAATattcacacagttcctcaaacAGGTGCACAGCAAACTTCCTCGACTATTCATGCTCCTGGAGCACCGGTACAATCTCAAGTGATACCGCCATCTCAGATGCAACCCCAAACCTCTGGTAGTAATGCTCAAGTGCAAGTGGCACAGGTGTCAGCTAACTGCCAAAATGTTGTAGGCGGTATACAGCAAGGAAATATAGCGTTTCATCAACCAGATCCGGAGCAGGACTCCATTTCAGGCATTGTAGCTGGATCCGCTACTCAATCAGCTAATACAACCCTTTTAGAATCTTTAACAGAAGTTACTCAAGGCAGTGATGAACATCATACCCTCGAAGACAATGAAAGGTATATATTCTAGAATAGTTTGAAGCTTCTCTTTATAGGAATATACAATGTTTAACAAAATTGCGAACTTAATTTCTATGGTAGCTACATTGcagtaaatacatttttttatgtactttttatTACAGTATGTCAGGGACTAGTGCTGTAgcgattgataataaaattgaGCAGGCCATGGTAAGCATTCTTTGCTGAGGGTAATTGTTAAATAAAGATAGCAAAATATGATGTTGGAATTAATAGGGAATGCTTTTTAGGATCTTGTTAAGAGTCATTTGATGTTTGCTGTACGAGAGGAAGTTGAAGTACTCAAGGAGAAAATAGCAGAGCTCATGGATCGTATTAATCAATTAGAAGCTGAAAATTCAATCCTAAAAACACATGCGACTCCAGAAACATTAGCTCAATTGAGCCAATCAACTGCAAAATTACCCCAAAACAGTTCAGGAAGTGGTCAATAGGTAACGATTGTACATAAGTTTCTATTAATACTTTGTCAAGTACATAatggataatataattattgtatataactttacgatttttagaaatttataaacaatgagatttattatattatacatattagcattagcaattttttttaagtaaattaaagataatagattattttttactatttcagtTTACTGTTtaggaaatataaataataatttaaatctgtaaatttgattttctttcaaaatgatAATCATTTTGGAAATATGTATTGTTATGATCCTAGACAGAAAAAAAGACCTATATGAGTGCATGCCAAGACTAAGCAGAATAAGTAACGGAGTTAATATTGTTTTATGATAGATTCAAGATTTTGAACATGTTAAAAGAAAGTATATAACAATATGAAATAGGCAGCTAGACATTCCTAGATTATTTTTCCTATTACCTTCGCATTTGGCCAATTTCATTCACaaattcaattacaaaattgGCAATTCAACCTTAGAATTTAATGTTCAAAGAACATTTGTACCTTTTACATTACGTGTGATTTTATGTTAacattttattgtcattttcatTCATAAAAACAGTTTTTTTACGCGAAACTATGTAATTTTCACTGTTATTAAACATCAAATCCCATATTTTGTAATCTGTACTCGTGTTGTAGTCTGATTTTCGAAGTTGTATGTATTATAATCAACATGCTGATATCCAGGGAAATAGTTACTATTACTGGTGtgcattaaaaacaaaaaaaacatCTACAGTTTCCTGTCAACATTTTATGTTACATCTTAAACATGcctaataaaacaaatttttaattgtataatattttgttaaacttcctaacaaaaattaaaaatatacttctgtgatgtaaaataaaaagatggaataatttaaaatatcattttctTGATTACATGGGGTATcgttaatttattcatttgttgATCACTTTTGAGAAAGTTTTATTTGATCACTATAAAGACTAAAGAGGACATTTAACATAAAATCTTATGATGAAAACCACTTTTTCAGTAAAAGAAATCAGAATTCATAATTACagcttataaatttataaatgttataaattttttctaGGAAGGAAAAAAATAACAACATACAACATTTTTTttctcatatcattatcaataatgTGACTTCTTTTTAGGGCTATTGcgcacaaacatggtcacataatatatatgatatacataacgtatatataatatatattatattatatatatcttatgcatatatatatacgtatatataattatatatatttatatatatttatatctataGAATCTATATATTCATACAAATCCGAAGTTCTTTGTCTTAATAGCAAGAAGTAGTTTATGTCTTAATACGTGACGAGAGCTGTACAATGGAACATATAGACGGGAAATACATGTATTTGCAGTTGGTAGATGAGCATCATCTGCTGGTCGTAACGTCACAGTCGGCATTGGTTGAAAACCATCTTCGCTTGCGGGTAATGCTGGAGATCCTGTCCAAAAGTATAGCTGTAATACAAAAACATAATTTGTCACATTATTTACAATTCAACAAATAtcatttaataatacatattactataaaacaaaattttttttaacaaagaagttaaacataatttaattatttaaaaaaaatgtaattaatactCGAGTAAGAAATTCTTTACCAAGTCTTGTCGTTCTGAATGTGTCATTTTTTCAACGATGGACCACAACCATCGTTTAAATTTTGCCAATCTATCCGCAGATTCTCCTGATTCGTCGTTAAATGAAGTGTACGATATCAAAACGGAAACGTTAATATCACCGACTCCGTTTAAAAGGAGTCTCAAATCTTCAGATGTTAAACCATCAAGTGACCCTTCTGGTAGCACGTCGAATACCCCCTCTCTCATAGCACGTAAAGCTTTCTCTTGTACCTTGATCATGCGAACTTCCGCATATTTTCGTACGTAATCATAAACGTTACTCGCTGTTACTTCTATATCACGACCGTTAGGCATCAGTTCAATTGAACCACCTCCTTCTTCGGGACATAAATCAATACTGAAACAGAATgaaacatataataaaaattcagtttAAAAGAGAACAATTATAGACTACGTACCTAAAATTAAGATCAAGGGTAGAAAATAAACTGTTGCTGTCCTTGGTCTCAGAATCATTAACGAGTTGCCTTAGGCTTTCATAAATTACAGAATCAAAAAATGCAAGGTCATGGAAACGGATTGGTCTTCCCAAAATGTATTTTATCACGTGACGATTCAAGAATATTGGGCACAATTCGTTTTGCAACAGACACAATCCTATAAGTCTGTAAGAAGAATATTATCAGTTAATACTTTAGTACAATGTTTGATTTTTATTCCCATCGTAACACTAACCTGCCCACGTTTCTGAACGCGTTCAGTCGCTCGTAGCTGGCTCTCCCTTGGCGCGGCGTGTAAAATCCTCTTTTGCCCGGAGAGTAAAAGAGAGGAGCGTTGTCTTCTGTGTCATCCAAAATACTATTCTCCATCTTTTTCTTGTTGGCTCCACATCGTGCAATTAAACTGAATACATCAAGATCTAACAGTGCTTCTCTTGTTGCCTCCTGACTATGACTACGGATTAATTCAAATGCTTCTTCTACTTTTTGCCGCAGAGCGTCTTCTGAGGCTAGTAACATCAACAGCTGTGCAGGGAGTAGTTCCAACAGCATTCCAGTTATTTTGTCAGCTAATGCGGGCCGTAACGCATAAacctaaaaagaaataattacccTGAATGTTTTGAACTTGATCGGCCCATTATATTAGCAGTAGAACGTAAGAAACTATCTTTATCACCTTTGGATACAGTCTATCACCAAGTTGTTGCTGATGCATGGTCAAGTGTTCATTACTTGGATGGCTAACAGGTAACGGATGGGAATTGGAGGACGAACTACCGGCTCCAGAATTGCTACTTCCTTCGACAGATGTGGATGGATGGAAAACACGAGCTTCGAATGACAAAGCTCTTCGTGGCTCTCGACATTTTCCAGAAGATCGAGTGTTCTGGAATGAAGATACCGTGAGCGAAGAAGAATAACGCGTTCTATTTAGTCTTACTGATTGTACTCACTTGTCGTCTTAATTCACGATCGCGGTCTCTACTTTTTAACTTCTGAAGGACGTTATATTGTGTATATTTGGAGCCTACTTGCGCTGCTTCGAGATTAGGCAACTTTTCGTTCGCAAGCAATGCCTATGAAAAACATATACTTACATTAGTTTCTAAGACAAGCAGAAACAGTGCTAATGTTAAACATTGAAGCGATTCTACTGAGATTAGCTAGTTGATTTTAACTAACAGTTAGTCAAAATCACTATGGTAATTCATGAGGACTTGTTCTATTTAACATCAAGCGCGCTTGCACCTTTCCGCTAGTCATATTAAAACTGTCACAAAAACTTTATATTGTACGCAAGTTAAATTtacttaacaaaaataaaaataattttattacgacATTCCCTGTAATAATAGCAGCCATGATTTTTCTCTTCATCATGATGTTACAAACCTCTGCGATCGCGGTATAAAAACTTCTAGTAACACCGGAGCCTTCACCAGGTTCATCCTTGAAAATCACTTTAACGCGATTTACTGCTAACGGCGGAGTATTAGACGCACGCCTGTTATATAAATTGTACTGTGTGTTTAATTCCTTCATCGTTTGCACTAATAGCTGCGTTCTGTCTCGTTCAAGCTTAAACAGAAGATGTATCACGTGAAAATAAAACCTAAGCTTTTATTATCGACAGTATTGCGattatttacttttaataaattaatatctcTCTGTTGTGAATTTCGAAGCTTCTCCATATCTCTGCGGAACTTCGCTTCTTTTACCGAGAAACCGCCCAGCTCAGACACAACTGATCCAGCTTCCAAACCAACGTCCTCCATGAAAACTCGTCCAAATAAATCAAGAGACAATCTCCAACGACCCAGTAAGATGTTATGCGATATATTACTGCCGATAGTCGGAATTGGATTTGTTTCAACTGTTTCCTGAGCCGTAGATGTTTCGTGACTTGAAGTTGGTGGATCAGTTTCTTCCGATACGATTTCCATCTCGTTTGATACCACCATCATTTCTGACGCCCCCGCCTTGTTAGCGTTCGATtcctttaaaatgaaatttatataaactcacatatttagaaatttgtcctaacagttttatattttatcaaatttaatttgaaacattaaatttaCCGAAACTGTTCCAGCTCTAACGATTACGCTTCTATTCATTTTACATATATCCTTATTATTTTTGGTACTTCCTGCTGCTTGCTCATTTTGATTGTTAGTGGAAACTATAATCGGCGCTCGATCAATTTGTTCAGCGGCAAGTGTGTGGTCATTCGGCTGACTGAACGATTTTGCCCTTTCCTGTAACATAGAAATTCAAACGTTAGTTTCATAACATAGATATATGTCAAAAGAATTTGGTAAAAATATACAAGCAAATGTTGGTGTCGCTATCATTTAcagtaatgaaaataaataacaaaatattaccgCTGGCTTCGCAGACGTCGAATCTCCAGCTGACATAGAACTACGCTTTGCATCTGATGACAGAAAAGCAGGTCCTTGAATTACTTGACTGGATGTAGGTGAAGAAACATTCTGATTATCAGTTCCTCGTGCAGACAAACCAAGCCTTGTGGGCAATCCTGCTAATCGATTTTGATTAGAGCCTGAATTCAATGCGGACTGTCTTGGAATACCAAAAAGATCTTCGCGTCTTGAATCGGGTTGTAGTAAATGCGGTTGGTCGGCTAGAGGTAAAGCTTCACTCATGACAGTATCAAATGGATCAAAGGGTGGACAACCAAGGGACAACGTAGAGTCTGATCTTTGGAGGAAAGGATGTTTCCTCCCTTTCGGTGTGCTATTAGTGCTATTTCCAGAGCCACAAATAGGAACCTGAAGTAAGTCAGGATAATCGACAGAGTCTGTTTCTAATGCGGTAGGTACTGGAGAATTATATTCTTCTCCTTCGTCATTGTCGTTTTCATCCTATGATGTATAAAACgttataaaaacaatatttgacAGCGATgaaattatggttgtatttcaCACGTTCTCATTAGCTCTGTACAAACCTGATCGTTCCAACTAGAGTAGTTCGACGATTCCTTCTGAGTCTCTCCCCGAGATGACATCGGTTCAGAGAGCGAGCGCATGTAATACACTAGCGCATCGAAAACATAAGCAACATGTCTCAGCGCGGAAACGTCTAACACCGGCAAGCTGTCTCTGTGTTCGCCATTGTGGGCACGCATTAAGGACAAGCAATAAGATAAAAATTCACGCCTTGCCGAATGTGCGTCGCtgcctaaaaataaaaatacttaattCTAGTTTACAAAATGTTATTCATACTAGTTAATAAAATTCACTCGAGTGTAACGTTTCCTTTGATTAAGTCTACAGTTAAAACTACAagactaaaattatttttagctaaAACAAGTTTACGTTACATTCGAGTATAATACATTTACAGATGTATACCTTCGCGTTCTCTACTGCTTCTTGAAGGTTCGCCAACGCCTGCAAAACCAACCGTGAGTCTTGTAGAAGCTTGTGGAGTGGAGATATTGGAGCTCGTAGCGATACCACTGCGTTGATTCCGACCTGCATTAGACTGTAACGTCAAAGACAAAGCAGCTGTATTCAATAACCCAGTGAAATTGCCTCCGGATAAAGATGGAGCATTGTTCAGGGGATGCTCTGGGTGTGTAGGATCTGCGCTACGTGTCAATGATACTCCAAATCTCAATTGCGCTTCTGTGGCATCCATCACTGTGAGTAGCCAATCCCACGTGGGTTTTAAATGCGCTTCCAGATACATCTGTAATTATTCAAAGTACTTATATTGTATCCGCTTAGACTCTTACTACGTTTACTAAAAAAATCATACCTGTAGATTCAGTGCATCTTGGTAAGAGATCTCCATCAATCGTGGCAAAGAAGGTGCCTGCATTTTGTAATCTTGCATCATAACTAAAAGATCAGCTATCTGTCGAATTACAATTCCAAATGCACGTGCTAAACAACTGGTAGTAGTGCCCATTATTATGGGTTCTTGTGCAGCTGCAACGGCAGACGTCGCAGTAGTGCGTCTCAAAGAAGCCGAATCAATAAACCCAAGATTACTGCCACCTGTTACCCGTAATCCTGCTGTGCGTGTATTCATTTCGCGATTACGGATCGCCCATTGCATCGAGACGGGTGCAAGATTGTTACGATGTAAATGGCCGGATGAACCACTGTAATCGGTAATCAATAATGtaacaaattttgatatattaaaaacagatatatctatacattGAAATTAGGGtttaaagttatttaaaatacCTTCGACGTTCCAACTGTTCGTCCccaatttgaaaatcttcatTATCTTGTTCATCGGTTTCACCAGCTTCGCTTTCATCGTCCTCTTGTTGACTCGATTCTCCAGATTCGTCCTCCGGGAATAATAAAATGGATCCCATTCCACCGTCAGATCCTGCTGTAGCGCCGGTTTGTACACTGCGCTGGGCAGACGCTGCATCTTGATTGCTGTGATTATCGTCAGAGTCTGATTCGGTTTCTGCTTCTGCTAAGAGATCAAGTTCTGTATCGGATTCACCGTCTCCTGCTTGCTCTTCACCTACACCGCCGGCATTGCTATCAATTTCACCAAGCGGTTGCCCAGGAACGGTTCCAGAAACTCCAGATTCTTCGTGCTCGCTTATGTCACCATCCACATCCATAGGACCTTCTGCTTATACGCAAGATGTAACTCAATTAGAACCAACAATTTTAGCGGTAtggtttaaaaaaataattaacgttGTAAAATATACCTTCACCGCCTTCTGTTTCGTCCATAGCAGAAACATCTCTGGCGATAGTGATGTTATTGTTTCCTTGCTGCGTTTGCAAGGCAGCGTCTAAAGTTTGGGAGCTGACACCACTGTGAGGTATCAGTGGTTCTATGGAGAACAATTCTTCGGAGCCATTTATTACTTCAATTGCTGAGCTGGTCAATGTAAAGGGTGCCGTTGGACGAGCAACGCCTAATCTGACAGGTGCTATCAATGAGTCAGCAGTTTCGCACAACTCCTCGACTGCTAATTTGATCAGTGCTTGAAAAACTTTACGGCATTTCATCAGGGGTTGCGATGCTTGACTGATGTTTCTTCTCTTCGTCGTATTTGGTGCCATTTCTATCGTGAAGATTACAAATATTCGAGCCACGGATCGTACAAATCGGCGTGCTACGTTATTTGCTTCCTCTTGTCGCCCAGGTACAGTATCGTTTTGCAATTCGCGTATCAACGTTGTCAGTAAGGTGTCGAGCATTTCGGCGCTGCATTTAACTAACAGTGAGTGAGTGAATTTGTCAAGCAACGCAGTTCCACTTTGACGGCACAACTGCCCTTGGTCTCCAAACAATTGATCATTGCTATTCACGGA
This region includes:
- the hyd gene encoding E3 ubiquitin-protein ligase hyd isoform X2 — protein: MTSIHFVAHPLPGTDDQLNDRLKEVAEKINRYGFVTLPAFNGLKIAVKRIVVGPTHIALLTEDHKICRVAFTVLSDRLDLSKNEPNRNTNKNHVANSNSAPSSGNSSGSGSRAGMSRSRTRIMRGSSAIRGSGSSGGSSSGGRIGPPGVIMGGGSGSSSRPIALVPAPFVPEDLISQAQVVLQGKSRNLIIRELQRTNLDVNLAVNNLLSRDDEEGDDAEDAADTYVPEDLISLLDGGFSNDHSVILDADSMFSEDMLGYTGMRNRGSSSRRIGNDREGERASERDRDSFSRWRDRQYCGPRRWLETALKESWEKESDNKKKELASQSPLWISEELEWWHERSSDPAPRFVQIASLYSELIAVSAGGQLYQWKWSESEPYKDPENPNIHHPKAPWLAITSEKIINISATAIRCSVSTESGKVATWLDELLGHVASRLEHPAQTFTEFTLDKIVSLHTCALYTVARLESGALYWWGVLPFAQRKKLWEKYKAKSRKHRPSTISNDISYGTHVCMKNSPIYQPGAIGFTIANGVPKVGQLLVAAWNLDANYRFKILPAGTHLPSVNVDKRETNGNNGTGTINKTNHKETADRLDMPPPPSPASSTCSDTGSITTSHKRQKRVTPRNEGEPERKDEEDWQLKDVVFVEDVKTVPIGKVIKVDGCYVAVKFFSKDSKEKEKEIKEKDFSTSDFKDLTAEESIKLLADCRLLRKDELRVIKSSMNPRAPDCFQRTPRRVNIVEGSNDNILTIATDGQGIHAILKTGNKLSYVVYNLSTGRYVQDCYIPSDTSSFLGLQPQNINLTSAGENIECSMILRDGNNTIYPLVKDCADAIRDPNWLDLVPVLCIGASTIPIPTCSNSTNMKNQVAVIALAFDSLLLMPRILRCDYDSVKQVFCNLEQDHKNNLAQLQTILMERCDGNRNILHACISMCSPTSNKENDQGIERELVSNTVDGPSAPIEEPIPTLSWPPEAFDNTSGEEDSLLSIGAASISMMNKSGEGVGATSNNTYIIDSVERRNNALLILKYMCESSVLAPHLKELLTAKDVQGQTPLMLAVSVRAYHAALILLDTIQRVGRDQKECSAMILPPDANPDLSPLFVTCCNDTCSFTWTGADHINQDIFECRTCGLTESLCCCTECARVCHRGHDCKMKITSPTAYCDCWEKCKCRALIAGHQGARYELLCRLVVNTDLATKINSRGESILLFLVQTVGRQLIEQRQCRSAPRQRSTSGSRKGPSSDGLTAEANMPDHDLEPPRFSRKALERLLNDWPAVQCMIMSGVSVNSNDQLFGDQGQLCRQSGTALLDKFTHSLLVKCSAEMLDTLLTTLIRELQNDTVPGRQEEANNVARRFVRSVARIFVIFTIEMAPNTTKRRNISQASQPLMKCRKVFQALIKLAVEELCETADSLIAPVRLGVARPTAPFTLTSSAIEVINGSEELFSIEPLIPHSGVSSQTLDAALQTQQGNNNITIARDVSAMDETEGGEEGPMDVDGDISEHEESGVSGTVPGQPLGEIDSNAGGVGEEQAGDGESDTELDLLAEAETESDSDDNHSNQDAASAQRSVQTGATAGSDGGMGSILLFPEDESGESSQQEDDESEAGETDEQDNEDFQIGDEQLERRSGSSGHLHRNNLAPVSMQWAIRNREMNTRTAGLRVTGGSNLGFIDSASLRRTTATSAVAAAQEPIIMGTTTSCLARAFGIVIRQIADLLVMMQDYKMQAPSLPRLMEISYQDALNLQMYLEAHLKPTWDWLLTVMDATEAQLRFGVSLTRSADPTHPEHPLNNAPSLSGGNFTGLLNTAALSLTLQSNAGRNQRSGIATSSNISTPQASTRLTVGFAGVGEPSRSSREREGSDAHSARREFLSYCLSLMRAHNGEHRDSLPVLDVSALRHVAYVFDALVYYMRSLSEPMSSRGETQKESSNYSSWNDQDENDNDEGEEYNSPVPTALETDSVDYPDLLQVPICGSGNSTNSTPKGRKHPFLQRSDSTLSLGCPPFDPFDTVMSEALPLADQPHLLQPDSRREDLFGIPRQSALNSGSNQNRLAGLPTRLGLSARGTDNQNVSSPTSSQVIQGPAFLSSDAKRSSMSAGDSTSAKPAERAKSFSQPNDHTLAAEQIDRAPIIVSTNNQNEQAAGSTKNNKDICKMNRSVIVRAGTVSESNANKAGASEMMVVSNEMEIVSEETDPPTSSHETSTAQETVETNPIPTIGSNISHNILLGRWRLSLDLFGRVFMEDVGLEAGSVVSELGGFSVKEAKFRRDMEKLRNSQQRDINLLKLERDRTQLLVQTMKELNTQYNLYNRRASNTPPLAVNRVKVIFKDEPGEGSGVTRSFYTAIAEALLANEKLPNLEAAQVGSKYTQYNVLQKLKSRDRDRELRRQNTRSSGKCREPRRALSFEARVFHPSTSVEGSSNSGAGSSSSNSHPLPVSHPSNEHLTMHQQQLGDRLYPKVYALRPALADKITGMLLELLPAQLLMLLASEDALRQKVEEAFELIRSHSQEATREALLDLDVFSLIARCGANKKKMENSILDDTEDNAPLFYSPGKRGFYTPRQGRASYERLNAFRNVGRLIGLCLLQNELCPIFLNRHVIKYILGRPIRFHDLAFFDSVIYESLRQLVNDSETKDSNSLFSTLDLNFSIDLCPEEGGGSIELMPNGRDIEVTASNVYDYVRKYAEVRMIKVQEKALRAMREGVFDVLPEGSLDGLTSEDLRLLLNGVGDINVSVLISYTSFNDESGESADRLAKFKRWLWSIVEKMTHSERQDLLYFWTGSPALPASEDGFQPMPTVTLRPADDAHLPTANTCISRLYVPLYSSRHVLRHKLLLAIKTKNFGFV